In Streptomyces sp. NBC_00569, a single genomic region encodes these proteins:
- a CDS encoding TetR family transcriptional regulator C-terminal domain-containing protein, with protein sequence MVEELVAEAFTSATTAELNGLLPEAGTERENGCPLHILQRFFTLTSGTEFDNISKLWLNARNLSRYRPVLHDQVVNQELRWCGRIEEIITQGVREQAFQCSDPWAAAVRILAVIDGISAYINTSADHRMAPLTDLARTIAEAELRLPSGTLRSS encoded by the coding sequence GTGGTCGAAGAGCTCGTGGCCGAGGCGTTCACCAGCGCCACCACGGCGGAATTGAACGGCTTGTTGCCGGAGGCGGGTACCGAGCGCGAAAACGGCTGCCCTTTGCACATCCTCCAGCGCTTCTTCACCCTGACTTCGGGCACCGAGTTCGACAACATCAGCAAGCTCTGGCTCAACGCGCGGAACCTGTCGCGCTACCGACCCGTGCTCCACGACCAGGTGGTGAACCAGGAACTGCGGTGGTGCGGCCGCATCGAAGAGATCATCACGCAAGGAGTGAGGGAGCAGGCGTTCCAGTGCTCCGATCCGTGGGCGGCTGCCGTGCGCATTCTCGCCGTGATCGACGGGATCAGCGCCTACATCAACACCAGCGCCGATCACCGCATGGCGCCCCTCACCGACCTGGCCCGCACCATCGCAGAAGCTGAACTGCGACTGCCGTCCGGCACGCTGCGATCCTCCTGA
- a CDS encoding DMT family transporter, which translates to MLAASVLWGTTGTAATFAPDVGPLAIGAVAMGLGGLLQALIAAPQIRRHTSRLRDRRGTVLLGAVSVAVYPLAFYTSMHLAGVAVGTVVSIGTAPLASSLIERVVDGRRLTRRWMLAAALGLLGTALLCVAEAAHATDGTGRTSMAGTLLGIGLGLVAAATYALYSWAAHRLITRQIPSRAAMGAVFGLGGLLLVPVLLATGAPLLASWSNASVGAYMALVPMLAGYVLFGWGLAHVPASTATTLSLLEPAVAAVLAVLVVGELLPAAGWMGIALVIACLAVLTTPTPTRHPRGQVRNNSVDHDSGPPGKAVGAVPATSGEHRTRHS; encoded by the coding sequence GTGCTGGCCGCCTCCGTGCTGTGGGGCACGACCGGCACGGCCGCCACCTTCGCCCCGGACGTGGGACCGCTCGCCATCGGGGCCGTCGCGATGGGCCTCGGAGGTCTCCTCCAGGCCCTGATCGCCGCCCCGCAGATCCGCCGTCACACGTCCCGCTTGCGTGACCGGCGCGGCACGGTCCTGCTCGGCGCCGTCTCGGTGGCTGTCTACCCCCTGGCGTTCTACACCTCCATGCACCTGGCCGGAGTCGCCGTCGGCACCGTCGTCTCGATCGGCACCGCCCCGCTGGCATCGTCCCTGATCGAGCGCGTCGTGGACGGCCGCCGGCTCACCCGCCGCTGGATGCTGGCCGCCGCACTCGGCCTGCTCGGCACCGCCCTGCTGTGCGTCGCCGAAGCCGCCCACGCCACCGACGGCACAGGCCGCACCTCCATGGCCGGCACGCTGCTGGGCATCGGCCTCGGCCTGGTCGCCGCCGCCACGTACGCCCTCTACTCCTGGGCCGCACACCGGCTCATCACCCGCCAGATCCCTTCCCGGGCCGCGATGGGCGCCGTCTTCGGACTGGGCGGACTGCTCCTGGTGCCTGTCCTCCTCGCCACCGGTGCCCCGCTCCTCGCCTCCTGGTCCAACGCGTCCGTCGGCGCCTACATGGCGCTCGTCCCGATGCTCGCCGGGTACGTCCTGTTCGGCTGGGGCCTCGCCCACGTACCCGCCAGCACCGCCACCACCCTGTCCCTGCTCGAACCGGCCGTCGCCGCCGTCCTCGCCGTCCTGGTCGTCGGCGAACTCCTGCCCGCGGCCGGCTGGATGGGCATCGCCCTCGTCATCGCCTGCCTCGCCGTCCTCACCACCCCCACACCCACCCGCCACCCACGCGGACAGGTGCGGAACAACTCTGTGGACCACGACAGCGGCCCTCCCGGGAAGGCAGTAGGCGCTGTACCAGCCACCTCTGGTGAACACCGGACACGACACAGCTGA
- a CDS encoding NAD-dependent succinate-semialdehyde dehydrogenase, with the protein MYAITDPSTGKTTQTFPTATDADMTAAVDAAHAATAWGRSSSVAERAALLRRLGELHVQHRAELATNIVKEMGKPLEEAEGEIDFCVDIYHYYADHAEEFLADEELTVTSGPGRAVVRRAPVGVLLGIMPWNFPAYQVARFAAPNLALGNTIVLKHAPQCPATAALLERLCAEAGFPVGAYVNVYATNEQIAQVIADPRVQGVSLTGSERAGAAVAEIAGRHLKKAVLELGGSDPFIVLSTDDLDAVVEAAVAARLDNTGQACNAAKRFVVISDLYDTFTEKFTAGLLARQSGAPLSSVAAADTLARQVDAAVAEGATLHTAGERSGAYFPAGVLTGLTTDHATARQELFGPVAMIFQAADEEDALRIANDTPYGLGSYVFTTDPAQATRVADRIEAGMVFINGVGAEGAELPFGGIKRSGYGRELGRPGIEEFVNKKLIRTVA; encoded by the coding sequence ATGTACGCCATCACCGACCCGTCCACCGGCAAGACCACACAGACCTTCCCGACCGCCACCGACGCCGACATGACCGCGGCCGTCGACGCCGCCCACGCGGCCACCGCGTGGGGACGCAGCAGCTCGGTCGCCGAGCGCGCCGCGCTGCTTCGCCGCCTCGGCGAGCTGCATGTCCAGCATCGTGCCGAACTGGCGACGAACATCGTGAAGGAGATGGGCAAGCCGCTCGAGGAAGCGGAGGGCGAAATCGACTTCTGCGTCGACATCTACCACTACTACGCCGACCACGCCGAGGAGTTCCTTGCCGACGAGGAGCTCACCGTCACCTCCGGCCCCGGCCGCGCCGTTGTCCGTCGTGCCCCGGTGGGTGTGCTGCTCGGCATCATGCCGTGGAACTTCCCCGCCTATCAGGTCGCGAGGTTCGCTGCCCCGAACCTCGCCCTGGGCAACACCATCGTCCTCAAGCACGCCCCGCAGTGCCCCGCCACCGCGGCCCTGCTCGAGCGCCTGTGCGCTGAGGCAGGCTTCCCCGTCGGCGCGTATGTCAACGTCTACGCCACCAACGAGCAGATCGCCCAGGTGATAGCCGACCCACGCGTCCAGGGCGTGTCCCTCACCGGCTCGGAACGGGCCGGCGCCGCCGTCGCCGAGATCGCCGGACGGCACCTCAAGAAGGCCGTACTCGAACTCGGCGGCTCCGACCCGTTCATCGTGCTGTCCACCGACGACCTCGACGCCGTCGTGGAGGCGGCCGTCGCCGCCCGTCTCGACAACACCGGCCAGGCCTGCAACGCCGCCAAGCGGTTCGTCGTCATCTCCGATCTCTACGACACGTTCACGGAGAAGTTCACCGCTGGGCTCCTCGCCCGCCAATCCGGCGCTCCGTTGTCCTCGGTCGCGGCGGCCGACACCCTCGCACGTCAGGTGGACGCCGCCGTAGCGGAAGGCGCGACGCTGCACACCGCGGGCGAACGCAGCGGCGCCTACTTCCCGGCCGGAGTTCTCACCGGCCTCACCACCGACCACGCCACGGCTCGCCAGGAGCTTTTCGGCCCGGTCGCCATGATCTTCCAGGCGGCCGACGAGGAAGACGCCTTGCGGATCGCCAACGACACCCCCTACGGCCTGGGCTCGTACGTCTTCACGACGGATCCCGCACAGGCCACGCGCGTCGCCGACCGCATCGAGGCCGGCATGGTCTTCATCAACGGGGTCGGCGCCGAGGGAGCCGAGCTGCCTTTCGGCGGCATCAAGCGCTCCGGATACGGCCGGGAACTGGGCCGGCCGGGAATCGAGGAATTCGTCAACAAGAAGCTCATCCGCACCGTCGCCTAG
- a CDS encoding helix-turn-helix domain-containing protein yields MTPSAAGRQAASSTAAAVGAKIRLRRQQRGMSAAEMARRAGLSKATLSQLEAGNGNPTIDTLDAIAIALRIPIADLLARDADTGPVFRPGTDAEPGEVSRELLRRISSGNSLEIWRLRIPPETELPGVPHATGTIEHLLIATGHVTAGPVDSPQDLGPGDMLAFAGDAPHFYRTGAEEVDITVVFASPIST; encoded by the coding sequence ATGACGCCGTCTGCGGCAGGCCGCCAGGCGGCCAGCAGTACCGCGGCCGCGGTCGGGGCGAAGATTCGTCTGCGCCGCCAGCAGCGCGGCATGAGCGCGGCGGAGATGGCCCGGCGCGCCGGACTGAGCAAGGCCACGCTGTCGCAGCTGGAAGCCGGCAACGGCAACCCGACGATCGACACCCTGGACGCGATCGCGATCGCTCTGCGTATCCCGATCGCCGACCTTCTGGCGCGCGACGCAGACACCGGGCCGGTCTTCCGGCCGGGCACCGACGCGGAGCCCGGCGAAGTCTCCCGGGAACTGCTGCGCCGCATCAGCAGCGGCAACAGCCTGGAGATCTGGCGGCTGCGCATCCCGCCCGAGACGGAACTGCCCGGCGTCCCGCACGCCACCGGCACGATCGAGCACCTGCTCATCGCCACCGGGCACGTCACCGCAGGCCCCGTCGACTCCCCTCAGGACCTGGGTCCCGGCGACATGCTCGCCTTCGCCGGGGACGCCCCGCACTTCTACCGCACCGGCGCCGAAGAAGTGGACATCACCGTCGTCTTCGCCTCCCCGATCAGCACCTGA
- a CDS encoding alanine racemase: MAIALPDGLATPALVVDPDVLDRNISRMAEASRSQGFALRPHAKSHKCAQIADRQLRAGARGLSVATIGEAEAFARVGVDDLFIAYPVWLDADKAQRLRRLADDVALRVGVESVEGAQRLAKAVHGSARPVEVLVEVDSGSHRTGVQPHDAGEVGKAAADAGLDVVGVFTFPGHGYGHDAQARERAARDEERTLGEAAQALRDLGLDIRVVSGGSTPTVGQWQPGAVNELRPGVYVFNDATQLAIGTCGVEDLALVAATTVISVPAPDRFVLDVGSKVLGSDRSSWVTGHGYLPQFPQGTIAGLWEHHAVVRLPEGVRGPRLGSMVAVVPNHICTPVNLADELLVVQDREVIDRWPVTARGANT; the protein is encoded by the coding sequence ATGGCGATAGCGCTGCCCGATGGGCTGGCGACGCCGGCGCTCGTGGTCGATCCGGATGTGCTGGACAGAAACATCTCGCGGATGGCCGAGGCTTCGCGGTCCCAAGGGTTCGCCCTGCGACCGCACGCCAAGAGCCACAAGTGCGCGCAGATCGCCGACCGTCAGCTTCGGGCGGGCGCGCGCGGGCTGTCGGTGGCCACGATCGGCGAGGCCGAGGCATTCGCCCGGGTCGGCGTGGATGACCTGTTCATCGCTTACCCCGTGTGGCTCGATGCCGACAAGGCGCAGCGGCTGCGCCGGTTGGCGGACGACGTTGCCCTGAGAGTCGGCGTCGAGTCGGTCGAAGGCGCGCAGCGGCTGGCGAAGGCCGTGCACGGCAGTGCCCGGCCGGTCGAGGTGCTCGTCGAGGTCGACAGTGGGAGCCACCGGACGGGAGTGCAGCCTCACGATGCTGGTGAGGTCGGGAAGGCAGCTGCCGACGCGGGACTGGATGTCGTCGGCGTGTTCACGTTCCCGGGACACGGCTATGGTCATGACGCGCAGGCACGCGAGCGCGCCGCACGGGACGAGGAACGCACTCTGGGCGAGGCCGCACAGGCGCTGCGGGACCTTGGGCTCGACATCCGCGTGGTCAGTGGCGGATCGACTCCGACGGTGGGGCAGTGGCAGCCGGGCGCGGTGAACGAGTTGCGGCCCGGTGTCTACGTCTTCAACGACGCCACCCAGCTGGCCATCGGCACCTGTGGGGTGGAGGATCTGGCGTTGGTCGCCGCGACGACGGTGATCAGCGTTCCCGCCCCGGACCGCTTTGTGCTGGATGTCGGTAGCAAAGTCCTCGGCTCCGACCGGTCGTCCTGGGTCACGGGCCACGGCTACCTGCCCCAGTTTCCGCAGGGAACCATCGCTGGGTTGTGGGAGCACCACGCCGTTGTCCGGCTTCCGGAGGGGGTGCGAGGGCCACGCCTTGGGTCGATGGTCGCTGTCGTCCCTAACCACATCTGCACGCCGGTGAATCTCGCCGATGAGCTGCTGGTCGTCCAAGACCGCGAGGTGATCGACCGCTGGCCGGTAACGGCACGAGGTGCCAATACCTGA
- a CDS encoding SRPBCC family protein, whose amino-acid sequence MVDFLLQRTAPLPIDEAWRRLTEWPRHAGMVPLTRVTLVTDPPNRVGTRFVARSGIGPLAFDDPMEVTVWCPPVDGQPGRVRLEKRGRFVLGHAELEVRPGPGGRTRVLWREELRLRWLPSLFDPLLARVARAVFGRAVNGLLRRA is encoded by the coding sequence GTGGTCGACTTCCTGCTGCAGCGCACGGCGCCGCTCCCGATCGACGAGGCGTGGCGCCGGCTCACCGAGTGGCCCCGGCACGCCGGCATGGTCCCGCTGACCCGCGTCACCTTGGTCACGGACCCGCCGAACCGGGTGGGCACACGTTTCGTGGCCCGCTCCGGCATCGGGCCGCTCGCCTTCGACGACCCGATGGAGGTCACCGTCTGGTGCCCGCCGGTGGACGGGCAGCCGGGCCGGGTCCGCCTGGAGAAGCGTGGGCGGTTCGTCCTCGGCCACGCCGAGCTGGAGGTACGGCCCGGCCCCGGTGGCCGTACCCGCGTGCTGTGGCGGGAGGAGCTGCGGCTGCGGTGGCTGCCCTCGCTCTTCGACCCGCTCCTGGCGCGGGTGGCACGCGCGGTGTTCGGGCGGGCGGTCAACGGGCTGCTGAGGAGGGCATGA
- a CDS encoding CapA family protein — MPVTLALAGDTMLGRAVAERTVRRGPGGLFAPGLVEVAAEADAVLLNLECCISARGEPTTAVPGKPFFFRAPPRAVEALNDLGVTAVTLANNHALDYGPQALLDTLALLEAAGIRAVGAGPGQAEARAPEVLTVGGRRIGLLGLCDHPEEYAAGPDTPGVAYADLWSGVVPEWVVASVRELRRRTDAVLVEVHWGPNMEALPRTHVRQAAPVLLQAGATLVVGHSAHVFQGMAPQVLFDLGDFIDDYAVDPELRNDLGLLFLVELDEHGPGRIEAVPIALEYCHTRLARPAEYRWIRERLARACAEFGTEVTDEGRRLAVRTSSDAPCPRNAG, encoded by the coding sequence GTGCCCGTGACGCTGGCCCTGGCCGGTGACACCATGCTCGGCCGGGCGGTCGCCGAGAGGACGGTCCGCCGCGGCCCCGGAGGGCTCTTCGCGCCCGGGCTGGTGGAGGTGGCCGCCGAGGCGGACGCCGTCCTGCTCAACCTGGAGTGCTGTATCTCCGCACGCGGCGAGCCCACCACCGCCGTCCCGGGCAAGCCGTTCTTCTTCCGGGCGCCGCCACGCGCCGTCGAGGCACTCAACGACCTCGGGGTCACCGCGGTGACGCTGGCCAACAACCACGCCTTGGACTACGGTCCCCAGGCGCTGCTGGACACCCTCGCGCTCCTGGAGGCGGCCGGGATCCGCGCGGTGGGCGCCGGCCCCGGCCAGGCTGAGGCACGCGCCCCCGAGGTGCTCACCGTGGGCGGACGGCGGATCGGGCTGCTCGGTCTCTGTGACCACCCCGAGGAGTACGCGGCCGGACCGGACACACCCGGCGTCGCCTACGCCGATCTGTGGAGCGGCGTGGTGCCGGAGTGGGTGGTCGCGTCCGTCCGCGAGCTGCGCCGGCGCACCGACGCCGTCCTGGTCGAGGTGCACTGGGGCCCCAACATGGAAGCCCTGCCCCGTACGCACGTGAGGCAGGCGGCACCGGTGCTGCTTCAGGCCGGCGCGACGCTGGTGGTGGGCCACTCCGCGCACGTCTTCCAGGGGATGGCCCCGCAGGTCCTGTTCGACCTGGGCGACTTCATCGACGACTACGCCGTCGACCCGGAACTCCGCAATGACCTGGGACTGCTGTTCTTGGTCGAGCTGGACGAGCACGGACCCGGTCGGATCGAGGCGGTGCCGATAGCCCTGGAGTACTGCCACACCCGGCTCGCCCGCCCCGCCGAGTACCGCTGGATCCGCGAGCGACTGGCCCGGGCCTGCGCCGAGTTCGGCACCGAGGTCACCGACGAGGGCCGCCGGCTGGCCGTACGGACGAGCAGCGACGCGCCCTGCCCGCGGAACGCGGGCTGA
- a CDS encoding threonine aldolase family protein, with the protein MSTTITTTPSSRAFISDNMAGASPQIAKAVAEAATGQVLPYGNDPFTADARRRLGEIFERDVDVFIVSTGSAANGLSLAALTPPWGSVLSHPDSHINHDECGAPEFFTGGAKLVSVPGDDGKIDPDAVPAAAGRRAGDVHSVQPSAVSISQATESGSVYTLEEIRRLSAIAKDAGLRVHMDGARFANALDHLGATPAEMTWKAGIDVLSFGATKNGAMTADAIVSFDPALAAELAFRAKRAGQLASKMRFHAAQIDAYLTDDLWLRNARQANAMATRLGDGLKAIPGTGLLAVPQANILFCRLPQQVTEGREADELGGEGGEDAGVVGLSGKEQVREDERRGRPVEKEVVPLDSGAHRAGDDGSVAVAARGSRLSGARTHGESLVFGGRAELIGGRLPRECSQVRDMSSN; encoded by the coding sequence ATGAGCACGACCATCACCACCACCCCTTCCAGTCGCGCCTTCATCAGCGACAACATGGCCGGAGCCTCCCCGCAGATAGCCAAGGCCGTTGCCGAAGCGGCCACCGGGCAGGTCCTGCCGTACGGAAACGACCCCTTCACCGCCGACGCCCGCCGCAGGCTGGGCGAGATCTTCGAGCGGGATGTCGATGTCTTCATCGTCTCCACCGGCTCCGCAGCCAACGGCCTGAGCCTGGCCGCCCTCACCCCGCCCTGGGGCAGCGTGCTGTCCCACCCCGACAGCCATATCAACCACGACGAATGCGGCGCACCTGAGTTCTTCACCGGCGGCGCCAAACTCGTCTCCGTCCCGGGTGACGACGGCAAGATCGACCCCGACGCGGTGCCCGCGGCGGCGGGTCGCCGGGCCGGTGACGTACACAGCGTGCAGCCGTCCGCGGTGAGCATCAGCCAGGCCACCGAGAGCGGCAGCGTCTACACCCTGGAGGAGATCCGCCGCCTGTCCGCCATCGCCAAGGACGCCGGTCTGCGCGTCCACATGGACGGCGCGCGCTTCGCCAACGCACTGGACCACCTCGGCGCCACCCCGGCCGAGATGACCTGGAAGGCCGGCATCGACGTGCTGTCCTTCGGTGCCACCAAGAACGGTGCGATGACCGCCGACGCCATCGTCTCCTTCGACCCCGCACTGGCCGCCGAGCTCGCCTTCCGCGCAAAGCGCGCCGGCCAACTCGCCTCCAAGATGCGTTTTCACGCCGCCCAGATCGACGCCTACCTCACCGACGACCTGTGGCTGCGCAACGCCCGCCAGGCCAACGCGATGGCCACCCGGCTCGGCGACGGCCTCAAAGCCATCCCCGGCACCGGCCTGCTGGCCGTCCCCCAGGCCAACATCCTCTTCTGCCGCCTGCCCCAGCAGGTCACCGAAGGACGCGAAGCCGACGAACTGGGTGGCGAAGGAGGCGAGGACGCCGGTGTAGTCGGACTGTCCGGGAAAGAACAGGTGCGGGAAGACGAGCGCCGCGGCCGTCCCGTAGAGAAAGAAGTCGTACCACTCGATAGCGGTGCCCACCGTGCTGGCGACGACGGCTCGGTTGCGGTGGCTGCGCGTGGCAGCCGTCTGTCCGGTGCTCGTACCCACGGCGAATCCCTTGTCTTCGGCGGTCGCGCCGAGTTGATCGGGGGGAGGCTGCCGCGAGAGTGCTCTCAAGTCAGGGACATGTCAAGCAATTGA
- a CDS encoding metal-dependent hydrolase, which yields MTLRSTSQAGAYLDDTYLEQVNTRVIAVGERDGMPWAAVERCLFHPQGGGQPADAGWLEDAEIVPVRDRESGLIVAMAPEGGTLPPLAEGQEVRSRIDLQLRMTHAALHSAGHLVEAAGRMQGWEMTGSIHFPGQARIEFQVPEADGRLTDPEGREEVTAELRAAVEAAIADDLPVTARYLTGGRRVVHLGELHAAPCGGTHVRSLGDLDEVVLPALKVKKGRIRVSYTAAHRSL from the coding sequence GTGACTCTCCGGAGTACCTCCCAGGCCGGGGCCTATCTCGATGACACCTACCTGGAGCAGGTCAATACGCGGGTGATCGCGGTCGGCGAGCGGGACGGGATGCCATGGGCGGCCGTCGAGCGCTGTCTGTTCCATCCGCAAGGCGGCGGCCAGCCCGCCGACGCGGGCTGGCTGGAGGACGCGGAGATCGTCCCGGTCCGGGACCGTGAGTCGGGACTGATTGTGGCTATGGCGCCCGAGGGCGGGACTCTGCCGCCCCTGGCCGAGGGGCAGGAGGTCCGCTCGCGGATCGACCTTCAGCTCCGTATGACGCACGCGGCCCTGCACTCCGCCGGACATCTGGTCGAGGCGGCCGGGCGGATGCAGGGCTGGGAGATGACCGGCAGCATTCACTTCCCCGGCCAGGCCCGCATCGAGTTCCAGGTGCCCGAGGCCGACGGTCGGCTGACCGACCCGGAAGGACGGGAGGAGGTGACCGCCGAGCTGCGTGCCGCAGTGGAGGCCGCGATCGCCGACGACCTGCCGGTCACTGCCCGGTATCTCACCGGGGGGCGGCGTGTGGTGCACCTGGGCGAGCTGCATGCGGCGCCGTGCGGCGGCACGCATGTGCGTAGCCTCGGCGACCTGGACGAGGTGGTCCTGCCGGCGCTGAAGGTCAAGAAGGGCCGCATCCGCGTGTCCTACACCGCAGCCCACAGGAGTCTTTGA
- a CDS encoding lamin tail domain-containing protein — MTLSGLLTTGMLAAQPAAAADPSGYQNVRINEVTSSDNDTVELYNTGSTAVSISGWKMSDDSFSPQSFSPSSSTIPSGGFITFNSPKGLGDSDKLVIYTSGGTVVDRVDWATGKAKPTMARCGGDGTGAWVTTASATTFGASNASGCPSSVPAASRVRINEVTSNDSDTVELYNGGTSAVSIGSWKYVDNDTSHSAASISSSSPSATSIPAGGYVTFDSTIGLGDNDSVFLVDSSGNTVDSATWATGGATPSDERCANGTGAFRTATTATLGSVNSCSGSGGDDGGGGQGGQLLGGGGSLTSGCTPEAPSGTGSTPAGTLAWPGGLDVTIADNVCAFTTSTGPEGRDLSGLAFDPANPSVLWAAKNKNWLYKLVKSNGKWVPDATWSATGKQIRFTGGSGEPDSEGLTVGGNGHIYVTSERDNTKNTAPKDTIMEFDPAATGSTLTPVHQWDMTSQFPQLNTGDKDDANLGFEGVGYVPDSWLTANGWVDPLTGAAYNPANYPLHGSGLFFAGLEWDGTLHVYGLNSDGTFTTFGTIATGKASVMDVTFDAGTQRVIATCDNTCGETHTFMKVNADGALVPDVTYTNPAVIPTDNMEGFAIAPTSACVNGFREAVWSDDGIYGFGSASSSYGHALYSGTFPC; from the coding sequence TTGACGCTTTCGGGACTGCTCACCACGGGGATGCTGGCCGCTCAGCCTGCGGCTGCCGCGGACCCGTCCGGCTACCAGAACGTCCGGATCAACGAAGTCACCTCGTCGGACAACGACACGGTGGAGCTGTACAACACAGGCTCGACCGCGGTGAGCATCAGCGGCTGGAAGATGTCCGACGACAGCTTCTCGCCGCAGTCGTTCAGCCCTTCCTCCAGCACGATCCCGTCCGGTGGCTTCATCACCTTCAACTCGCCCAAGGGGCTCGGTGATTCGGACAAGCTGGTGATCTACACGTCCGGCGGCACGGTGGTCGACCGTGTCGACTGGGCGACAGGCAAGGCGAAGCCGACGATGGCGCGTTGCGGCGGCGACGGCACCGGGGCGTGGGTGACCACGGCCTCGGCGACCACGTTCGGCGCCTCGAATGCCTCGGGCTGCCCGTCGTCGGTCCCGGCGGCGAGCCGGGTGCGGATCAACGAGGTCACCTCGAACGACTCCGACACCGTGGAGCTCTACAACGGCGGAACGAGCGCGGTCAGCATCGGCTCGTGGAAGTACGTCGACAACGACACCTCGCACTCCGCGGCCTCGATCTCGTCCTCCTCGCCGAGCGCGACCAGCATCCCCGCGGGCGGCTACGTCACGTTCGACTCCACCATCGGACTGGGCGACAACGACTCCGTCTTCCTCGTCGACAGCAGCGGCAACACCGTCGACTCGGCAACCTGGGCTACCGGCGGTGCCACCCCGTCCGACGAGCGCTGCGCGAACGGCACCGGCGCGTTCCGGACCGCCACGACCGCGACGCTCGGCAGCGTGAACTCCTGCTCGGGCAGCGGTGGTGATGACGGTGGCGGCGGTCAGGGTGGCCAGTTGCTGGGCGGCGGAGGCTCGCTCACCAGCGGCTGCACCCCCGAGGCGCCCTCCGGTACGGGTTCCACTCCGGCGGGCACTCTGGCCTGGCCCGGCGGCCTGGACGTCACGATCGCGGACAACGTCTGCGCGTTCACCACGTCCACCGGTCCTGAAGGCCGGGACCTGAGCGGCCTGGCGTTCGACCCGGCGAACCCGTCGGTGCTGTGGGCCGCCAAGAACAAGAACTGGCTGTACAAGCTGGTCAAGAGCAACGGCAAGTGGGTCCCGGACGCGACCTGGAGTGCGACCGGCAAGCAGATCCGTTTCACGGGCGGCTCCGGCGAGCCGGACTCCGAGGGTCTGACCGTCGGCGGTAACGGCCACATCTACGTGACCTCCGAGCGCGACAACACCAAGAACACGGCGCCCAAGGACACGATCATGGAGTTCGACCCGGCGGCGACCGGATCGACGCTGACGCCGGTTCACCAGTGGGACATGACCTCGCAGTTCCCGCAGCTCAACACCGGCGACAAGGACGACGCCAACCTGGGCTTCGAGGGCGTCGGCTACGTACCCGACAGCTGGCTCACCGCGAACGGCTGGGTCGACCCGCTCACCGGCGCCGCCTACAACCCGGCGAACTACCCGCTGCACGGGTCGGGCCTGTTCTTCGCCGGCCTGGAATGGGACGGCACCTTGCACGTCTACGGCCTGAACTCCGACGGCACGTTCACCACGTTCGGCACGATCGCGACCGGCAAGGCCTCCGTGATGGACGTGACGTTCGACGCCGGAACCCAGCGCGTCATCGCGACCTGCGACAACACCTGCGGTGAGACGCACACCTTCATGAAGGTCAACGCCGACGGCGCGCTCGTTCCGGACGTGACCTACACGAACCCGGCCGTCATACCGACCGACAACATGGAGGGCTTCGCCATCGCGCCGACCTCGGCCTGCGTCAACGGCTTCCGCGAAGCGGTCTGGAGCGACGACGGCATCTACGGCTTCGGCTCCGCAAGCTCCTCCTACGGACACGCTCTCTACAGCGGCACCTTCCCCTGCTGA